In Deferribacter desulfuricans SSM1, the following are encoded in one genomic region:
- a CDS encoding MFS transporter, producing the protein MSKKYLFIIAFSTIMVFSALYAPQPLLPVIAKDFNVTKDAASLLITVTLIPLALAPLFYGYILEKFSAKVVISLSFTILALSEVVVYFTHNFTLFLLIRLLNGLVLPAILTGLMTYISISTSKENVQRVMAFYIASTIVGGFSGRLVSGFISTYFGWRYVFLFLFFTLLISLLLILQLEKDDRLNVSKLKLDMAKNILKKKEFLFCYLTIFFTFFVFAGFLNILPFRMFTVSSKVTEFKTGIMYSGYMLGVLISLNNVKILKKLNNSAKLLVIIGLTIYLVSLFVMSFNSVVLLFLGMFLFCGGMFTVHSTLSGYLNRLAMENKGVVNGLYVSFYYTGGSIGSYLAVYIYRHFGWFVVLFFLAAMILFANLFVKQCS; encoded by the coding sequence ATGAGTAAAAAATACCTTTTTATAATTGCTTTTTCCACAATAATGGTCTTTTCTGCTCTTTATGCTCCGCAGCCTTTGCTTCCAGTAATTGCAAAAGATTTTAATGTTACAAAGGATGCTGCTTCACTTCTTATTACCGTAACGCTTATTCCACTTGCACTTGCACCACTTTTTTATGGGTATATACTAGAAAAATTTTCTGCAAAGGTTGTAATATCATTGTCTTTTACAATTTTGGCGTTGAGTGAAGTTGTTGTTTATTTTACTCATAATTTTACACTGTTTTTACTAATTAGATTGTTAAACGGTTTAGTTTTACCTGCTATTTTAACAGGCTTGATGACATATATCTCTATCAGTACTTCTAAAGAGAATGTTCAAAGGGTTATGGCATTTTATATAGCAAGTACTATTGTTGGTGGGTTTTCTGGTAGGCTTGTTTCTGGTTTTATTTCCACATATTTTGGTTGGAGATATGTTTTTTTATTCCTATTCTTCACTTTATTAATTTCATTGCTTTTGATTTTACAACTGGAGAAAGATGATAGGTTAAATGTAAGCAAATTGAAACTTGATATGGCCAAAAATATACTTAAGAAAAAAGAGTTTTTATTTTGCTATTTGACTATTTTTTTCACATTTTTTGTTTTTGCAGGATTTTTAAATATTTTGCCATTTAGGATGTTTACTGTTTCTTCTAAAGTAACTGAGTTTAAAACAGGAATTATGTATTCTGGTTATATGCTTGGAGTATTGATATCTTTAAACAATGTTAAGATATTGAAAAAATTAAATAATTCTGCAAAATTATTAGTAATTATTGGTTTAACAATATATTTGGTGTCACTGTTTGTTATGTCCTTTAATTCTGTTGTGTTATTATTTTTAGGTATGTTTCTTTTTTGTGGTGGGATGTTTACAGTGCACTCTACACTTTCTGGCTATCTAAATAGGCTTGCTATGGAAAATAAGGGTGTTGTTAATGGTCTGTATGTTTCCTTTTATTATACGGGAGGAAGTATTGGGTCTTATTTGGCAGTTTATATTTACAGACATTTTGGTTGGTTTGTAGTTCTTTTTTTTCTCGCAGCTATGATTTTATTTGCTAATTTGTTTGTAAAACAATGTTCATAA
- a CDS encoding argininosuccinate synthase, producing the protein MSREKVVLAYSGGLDTSVILKWLDLQGYDVVAYVADLGQRDDLEALEEKAYKSGAKEFYIVDLKDEFVKNYVYTSIKFNAVYEGRYLLGTSLARPVIAKGMVDIARKTGAKYVAHGATGKGNDQVRFELSVAALAPDLKVIAPWRIPEFFNVIKGRQEAIDFAAKYGIPVKATKDKPWSSDENLMHISFEAGILEDPAKRPPEDMFELTVDPKNASDTPEEVEIEFEKGEPVAVNGEKLSPAKLLQTLNEIGGRHGIGRIDIVESRYVGMKSRGVYETPGGTILMAAHRDLEGLTLEGSLINLKDMLMPRFAYLVYAGYWFSSEMDCLRAFVEESQKYVTGKVKVELYKGNITIVSRESKYSLYDQMLVSMDDDKGAYNQADATGFIKLNSLPLIANARRRDK; encoded by the coding sequence ATGAGTAGAGAAAAAGTAGTTTTAGCTTATTCTGGAGGTCTTGATACCTCTGTAATTTTAAAATGGCTTGATTTGCAAGGTTATGATGTGGTTGCATATGTGGCAGATTTAGGTCAAAGGGACGATTTAGAAGCTCTTGAAGAAAAGGCTTATAAGTCGGGAGCAAAGGAGTTTTATATAGTAGATTTAAAGGATGAATTTGTTAAAAACTATGTTTATACTTCAATAAAATTCAATGCAGTTTATGAAGGTAGATACCTTTTAGGTACTTCTCTTGCAAGACCAGTAATTGCTAAAGGGATGGTGGATATCGCAAGGAAAACAGGGGCAAAATATGTAGCTCATGGTGCAACAGGTAAAGGTAACGACCAGGTGAGATTTGAGCTTTCTGTTGCTGCCCTTGCTCCAGATTTAAAAGTTATTGCTCCATGGAGAATTCCAGAATTTTTCAATGTGATAAAAGGGCGTCAAGAAGCTATTGATTTTGCTGCTAAATATGGAATTCCTGTTAAAGCAACAAAAGATAAACCTTGGAGTAGTGATGAAAACCTTATGCATATCAGTTTTGAAGCTGGTATTTTAGAAGATCCAGCAAAAAGACCACCTGAGGATATGTTTGAACTAACAGTTGATCCCAAAAATGCGTCTGATACACCAGAAGAAGTGGAAATTGAATTTGAAAAAGGTGAACCTGTAGCAGTAAATGGTGAAAAACTGTCTCCAGCAAAATTGCTTCAGACTTTAAATGAGATTGGAGGCAGACATGGGATTGGAAGGATAGATATAGTTGAAAGTAGATATGTGGGGATGAAGTCAAGGGGTGTTTATGAAACCCCTGGTGGAACAATTTTGATGGCTGCTCATAGAGACCTTGAAGGTTTGACACTTGAAGGGAGTCTTATTAATTTAAAAGATATGCTTATGCCAAGATTTGCTTATCTTGTTTATGCTGGGTATTGGTTTAGCAGTGAGATGGATTGCCTGAGAGCCTTTGTGGAGGAGTCTCAAAAGTATGTTACGGGTAAAGTAAAAGTAGAGCTTTACAAAGGGAATATAACAATTGTGAGTAGAGAATCTAAATATTCACTTTATGATCAGATGCTTGTGTCTATGGATGATGATAAAGGTGCTTATAATCAGGCTGATGCAACAGGTTTTATAAAATTGAACTCTTTACCATTAATTGCAAATGCAAGAAGAAGAGATAAGTAA
- the argF gene encoding ornithine carbamoyltransferase, translating into MKRDFLTLADFSTQELKEMIESAIKLKEERKNGIFRKYLENKKVALIFEKSSTRTRVSFEVGVAEMGGYPLFLSRNDIQLARGESIRDTARTLSRYVDMVMIRTFEHERIEEFAKFASVPVINGLTNEFHPCQVMADIMTIYEKMGKYEGVKLAYVGDGNNMAHSLLIGCAKFGIDISIATPEKYQCLQDVVEKAKTIAAETGAKIEITNDPFKAVKGADFIYTDVWASMGFEDEAEERKKIFIDYQVNKNLLEATGKRTYFMHCLPAHLGEEVTEEVFESEISIVFDEAENRLHAQKAIMKWLFEQIDN; encoded by the coding sequence AAGGAAGAAAGAAAAAATGGTATTTTTAGAAAATATTTAGAAAATAAAAAAGTAGCTTTAATTTTTGAAAAATCATCTACAAGAACAAGGGTTTCTTTTGAAGTTGGTGTTGCTGAAATGGGGGGCTACCCACTCTTTTTGAGTAGAAATGATATTCAGCTTGCAAGAGGTGAAAGTATAAGGGATACGGCAAGAACACTTTCTAGATATGTGGATATGGTTATGATAAGAACATTTGAGCATGAAAGGATTGAAGAATTTGCTAAATTTGCAAGTGTGCCTGTGATAAATGGCCTTACAAATGAGTTTCACCCATGTCAGGTGATGGCAGATATTATGACAATTTATGAGAAAATGGGTAAATATGAAGGTGTTAAGCTTGCTTATGTAGGTGATGGAAATAATATGGCTCACTCTTTATTAATTGGTTGTGCAAAATTTGGGATAGATATTTCTATTGCTACACCAGAAAAATATCAGTGTTTACAAGATGTAGTTGAAAAAGCAAAGACAATTGCAGCTGAAACTGGTGCAAAAATAGAGATTACAAACGACCCATTTAAAGCTGTAAAGGGAGCTGATTTTATTTATACAGATGTTTGGGCAAGTATGGGTTTTGAAGATGAGGCAGAGGAAAGAAAGAAAATTTTTATTGATTATCAAGTTAATAAGAATCTTTTAGAAGCCACAGGGAAAAGGACATATTTTATGCACTGTTTACCAGCTCATCTTGGTGAGGAAGTTACAGAAGAAGTTTTTGAGTCAGAAATATCAATAGTTTTTGATGAAGCAGAAAATAGACTTCATGCTCAAAAAGCTATTATGAAATGGCTTTTTGAACAGATAGATAATTGA